In a genomic window of Pseudomonas mohnii:
- the betA gene encoding choline dehydrogenase, producing the protein MATQKYDYIIIGAGSAGCVLANRLSEDPATSVLVLEFGGSDRSVVIQMPSAFSIPMNTKKYNWRYETEPETYLNGRRIHCPRGKVLGGSSSINGLVYIRGHAYDFDEWESLGAQGWGYKNCLPYFKRAESYESGGDSYRGQTGPLHTTNGNHMKNPLYGAWVEAGAEAGYIKTDDCNGYMQEGFGAMHMTVKNGVRCSTANAYLRPAMDRPNLTVITHAMTRQVILEGKRAVGISYDHGGQTHQVYCNKEVLISSGPIGSPHLLQRSGIGPAEVLRKAGIAVRHDLPGVGENLQDHAEVYIQFGCKEPVTLNSKMDPLSKLMIGLRWLLFKDGLGATNHFEAGGFIRSDKGLRWPDIQFHFLPAAMRYDGNKPIKGHGFMVLTGPNKPKSRGYVRVRSADPYEHPEIRFNYLEREEDREGFRRCIRLTREIIGQKAMDRFRDGEIAPGAHLTSDEDLDAFVRDNLESTYHPCGSCRMGEDDMAVVDSELRVHGVAGLRVIDSSVFPTEPNGNLNAPTIMLAERASDLVRGRKMLPASDVPVGLVENWENSQRSTLPGRNVRV; encoded by the coding sequence ATGGCTACGCAAAAATACGACTACATCATCATCGGCGCAGGTTCGGCAGGTTGTGTGTTGGCCAACCGCCTGAGCGAAGACCCGGCCACCTCGGTGCTGGTCCTGGAATTCGGCGGCAGCGACCGCAGCGTGGTGATCCAGATGCCCAGTGCGTTCTCGATCCCGATGAACACCAAGAAGTACAACTGGCGCTACGAAACCGAGCCGGAAACCTACCTCAACGGTCGTCGCATCCACTGCCCACGGGGCAAGGTGCTGGGGGGGTCGTCGTCGATCAACGGCCTGGTGTACATCCGCGGTCATGCATATGACTTCGACGAGTGGGAATCCCTCGGCGCCCAGGGGTGGGGCTATAAAAACTGCCTGCCGTACTTCAAGCGTGCCGAGAGCTACGAGTCGGGCGGTGACAGCTATCGCGGGCAAACCGGACCGCTGCACACCACCAACGGTAACCACATGAAAAACCCGCTGTACGGGGCCTGGGTCGAAGCCGGCGCCGAGGCGGGCTACATCAAGACCGATGACTGCAACGGCTACATGCAGGAAGGCTTCGGCGCGATGCACATGACCGTGAAAAACGGCGTGCGCTGTTCCACCGCCAACGCCTACCTGCGCCCGGCCATGGACCGTCCGAACCTGACGGTGATCACCCACGCGATGACCCGCCAGGTCATCCTCGAGGGCAAGCGCGCCGTGGGCATCAGCTATGACCACGGTGGCCAGACCCACCAGGTCTATTGCAACAAGGAAGTGCTGATCTCGTCCGGGCCGATCGGTTCGCCGCACCTGCTGCAACGTTCCGGCATCGGCCCGGCCGAGGTCCTGCGCAAGGCCGGGATCGCCGTGCGCCATGACTTGCCGGGGGTAGGGGAGAACCTGCAGGATCACGCCGAGGTGTACATCCAGTTCGGCTGCAAGGAACCGGTGACGCTCAACAGCAAAATGGACCCGCTGAGCAAACTGATGATCGGTTTGCGCTGGCTGCTGTTCAAGGATGGCCTGGGGGCCACCAACCACTTCGAGGCCGGTGGTTTCATCCGCTCCGACAAGGGCTTGCGCTGGCCGGACATTCAGTTCCACTTTCTGCCGGCGGCCATGCGTTACGACGGCAACAAGCCGATCAAGGGTCATGGTTTCATGGTGCTGACCGGGCCGAACAAACCGAAGAGCCGCGGCTATGTTCGCGTGCGTTCCGCCGATCCTTACGAGCATCCGGAAATCCGCTTCAACTACCTGGAGCGCGAAGAGGACCGCGAAGGCTTCCGCCGCTGCATCCGCCTGACCCGCGAGATCATCGGCCAGAAAGCCATGGACCGCTTCCGCGATGGCGAAATCGCCCCCGGCGCGCACCTGACCAGCGATGAGGACCTTGATGCGTTCGTGCGTGACAACCTGGAGAGCACCTACCACCCTTGCGGTTCGTGCCGCATGGGCGAGGACGACATGGCCGTGGTGGATTCCGAGTTGCGCGTGCATGGCGTCGCCGGGCTGCGGGTGATCGACTCCTCGGTGTTCCCGACCGAACCGAATGGCAACCTCAACGCACCGACCATCATGCTCGCCGAACGGGCGTCGGACCTGGTGCGCGGACGCAAGATGCTGCCGGCGTCGGATGTGCCGGTGGGACTGGTCGAAAACTGGGAAAACAGCCAGCGGTCAACCCTGCCGGGGCGTAATGTGCGCGTGTAA
- a CDS encoding GNAT family N-acetyltransferase — protein MAIQALRADASHIDKIAPLFDAYRGFYGQSSNLPQSRDFIAERIARDESVIFYAEDASGEALGFVQMFPTFSSINAHRTWLLGDLFSAPAARGKGVATLLMNTARDFARLSGAKGMTLETATDNHTAQRLYESLGYVRDPGYYTYCLDLKQG, from the coding sequence ATGGCTATTCAGGCCCTGCGCGCCGACGCTTCCCACATCGACAAGATCGCCCCGTTATTCGACGCCTATCGCGGCTTCTACGGTCAGTCATCGAACCTGCCGCAATCCCGTGACTTCATTGCCGAGCGCATCGCCCGCGACGAATCGGTGATCTTCTACGCCGAGGACGCCAGCGGCGAAGCCCTGGGTTTCGTGCAGATGTTCCCGACCTTTTCCTCCATCAACGCACACCGCACCTGGTTGCTCGGCGACCTGTTCAGCGCACCCGCCGCTCGCGGAAAAGGCGTTGCCACCCTATTGATGAACACCGCCCGCGACTTTGCGCGGTTGAGCGGCGCCAAGGGCATGACCCTGGAAACCGCCACCGACAACCACACCGCGCAGCGCTTGTATGAGTCTTTGGGGTATGTACGAGATCCGGGTTACTACACCTACTGCCTGGACTTGAAGCAGGGCTGA
- a CDS encoding NIPSNAP family protein — protein sequence MVTCYLKYVLDPYKLDAFEHYGKLWIPLVEKFGGQHHGYFLPSEGASNIALAMFTFPSLATYETYRQQSMNDPACIAAFKYAEETRCILSYERSFFRPVFG from the coding sequence ATGGTCACCTGCTACCTGAAATACGTACTCGACCCCTACAAGCTCGACGCGTTCGAGCACTACGGCAAGTTGTGGATTCCACTGGTGGAGAAATTCGGTGGTCAGCATCACGGCTACTTCCTGCCGTCCGAGGGTGCCAGCAATATTGCCCTGGCGATGTTCACCTTCCCCAGTCTGGCGACCTATGAAACCTATCGCCAACAGTCGATGAACGACCCGGCGTGCATTGCCGCGTTCAAGTACGCCGAAGAAACCCGCTGCATCCTCAGCTATGAGCGCAGTTTCTTCCGGCCGGTGTTCGGTTAG
- a CDS encoding c-type cytochrome has product MNKAAVLTFFLLLQAGLSGAQAQAAGDAEAGGKLFKRMCGGCHQIGESARAFFGPQLNGIVGRAAASTTDYQYSDAMKSSGVVWTREKLAAYIEDPKAVVSGTRMIFWGISDQEKIDDLLAYLETFPAP; this is encoded by the coding sequence ATGAACAAAGCTGCGGTGCTGACCTTCTTCTTGTTGCTTCAGGCAGGTTTGTCGGGTGCGCAAGCCCAAGCGGCCGGCGATGCCGAGGCCGGCGGGAAACTGTTCAAGCGTATGTGTGGCGGCTGCCACCAGATCGGAGAATCGGCGCGGGCGTTTTTTGGCCCGCAGCTCAACGGTATTGTCGGACGCGCGGCCGCAAGCACCACCGACTACCAGTACTCCGACGCCATGAAGTCATCGGGCGTGGTCTGGACCCGGGAAAAACTCGCTGCGTATATCGAAGATCCAAAGGCAGTGGTTTCCGGCACCCGGATGATTTTCTGGGGCATCAGCGACCAGGAAAAAATCGACGATCTGCTGGCGTATCTGGAGACCTTTCCGGCGCCGTGA
- a CDS encoding alpha/beta fold hydrolase, translating into MTVEITLSENVTEEERSGILTPSLAHNLANPVIASPAKLLFLPGASGNTRFWLPVAERLVHPAQRVHLGWPGFGDTPPLPGVTGMDDLVARVLAEIDRPTALVAQSMGGIVAVRAALERPELITHLTLTVTSGGVDMSALGAHDWRPDFAAANPTLPSWFLDDQTDLTLRLAELRMPVLLLWGDSDPISPVRVGQRLAQLLPRAELHVFPGADHDLGFTHAAEVARLIEGHLV; encoded by the coding sequence ATGACTGTAGAAATCACGCTATCGGAAAACGTGACTGAAGAAGAGCGGTCAGGCATTTTGACCCCGTCGCTGGCCCATAATCTCGCCAACCCTGTGATCGCATCCCCCGCCAAACTCCTCTTCCTGCCCGGAGCCTCGGGTAACACCCGGTTTTGGCTTCCGGTTGCTGAGCGTCTGGTCCACCCGGCGCAGCGGGTCCATCTCGGCTGGCCCGGCTTTGGAGACACTCCGCCCTTGCCTGGCGTAACCGGCATGGATGATCTGGTGGCTCGCGTGCTGGCCGAGATCGACCGACCCACAGCGCTGGTGGCGCAGTCTATGGGCGGTATAGTCGCTGTGCGTGCAGCGCTTGAGCGCCCTGAACTGATCACGCACCTGACGCTGACCGTCACCTCTGGCGGGGTGGATATGTCTGCTCTGGGCGCGCATGACTGGCGCCCGGATTTTGCTGCCGCCAACCCGACACTGCCGAGTTGGTTTCTCGACGACCAGACCGACCTCACGCTCCGGTTGGCCGAGTTGCGCATGCCAGTCCTGCTCCTCTGGGGAGATTCTGATCCGATCAGCCCCGTTCGCGTCGGCCAGCGCCTTGCTCAACTGTTACCCCGCGCGGAACTACACGTCTTCCCTGGCGCCGATCACGATCTGGGTTTTACTCACGCAGCCGAAGTGGCAAGGTTGATAGAGGGACATCTGGTCTGA
- a CDS encoding GFA family protein — MTGTYQGSCLCRTVRFEIKSDPKALTHCHCSQCRKAHGAAFASYGSVPRADLHFIQGAELMTAYRSSESVIRQFCSRCGSSLFWSKSRGEYADWISIALGTLDTSITSDKQRHIEVASKASWYEIQDQWPQAQ, encoded by the coding sequence ATGACCGGCACGTACCAAGGCAGCTGTCTCTGCCGCACAGTCAGATTCGAAATCAAATCAGACCCCAAAGCACTTACACATTGCCATTGCAGTCAGTGTCGCAAAGCTCACGGGGCTGCGTTTGCCAGCTATGGAAGCGTACCGCGCGCTGATTTGCACTTCATCCAGGGTGCAGAACTCATGACTGCTTACCGCTCGTCTGAATCAGTCATTCGTCAGTTTTGCAGCCGATGCGGTTCGTCGTTGTTCTGGTCGAAAAGCCGAGGTGAATACGCTGACTGGATATCCATAGCGCTGGGCACCCTGGACACGTCTATTACGTCCGACAAACAGCGACATATCGAAGTCGCGTCCAAGGCATCCTGGTATGAAATTCAGGATCAGTGGCCACAGGCTCAATGA
- a CDS encoding LIC_13387 family protein: MLAQILITISAGIIMLLGLVHLAYTYFGDKLHPRDTDLLARLKTTSPVISRQTSVWKAWIGFNASHSLGAILFGAIFGYLALEQPMLLFHSYFLGFTGLIVLGAYLVMAKLYWFTRPLQGISLAFLFYVVGFILANIHLFA; encoded by the coding sequence ATGCTTGCGCAAATACTCATAACGATCAGTGCAGGAATCATCATGTTGTTAGGCCTGGTGCATCTGGCCTACACCTACTTTGGCGACAAACTCCATCCGCGTGACACCGACTTACTAGCACGACTTAAAACGACCTCCCCCGTCATCAGCCGCCAAACAAGCGTGTGGAAAGCATGGATCGGCTTCAACGCGAGCCACAGTCTGGGTGCAATTTTGTTCGGAGCGATTTTTGGATATCTGGCACTTGAGCAGCCGATGCTGCTCTTTCATTCTTATTTCCTCGGATTCACAGGTTTGATCGTGCTTGGTGCCTACCTTGTGATGGCGAAACTGTACTGGTTCACCCGCCCCTTGCAAGGCATCTCGCTGGCATTCCTGTTCTATGTCGTCGGATTTATCCTCGCAAATATTCACCTTTTCGCGTGA
- a CDS encoding thioesterase family protein, with translation MSLYFRLFWTWLRARFKSPIQMGETIELVMRVWPNDLDINGHMNNGRYMTITDLALVEYFTRAGFTEVALRKRWRPMLGGSIISYRRALKPFAVYTLRFSMKCWDARWNYMAFEFLQDGRMMAHGHSKGAIVGREGFVSSADVRHAMGLNPASPEFPASISAWIETERLMNI, from the coding sequence ATGAGTCTTTACTTTCGGCTGTTCTGGACCTGGCTACGAGCCCGTTTTAAATCGCCGATCCAGATGGGTGAAACCATCGAGCTGGTCATGCGCGTCTGGCCAAATGACCTCGACATCAACGGCCACATGAACAACGGTCGCTACATGACGATCACTGACCTGGCCCTGGTCGAATACTTCACCCGCGCCGGATTCACCGAGGTCGCGCTACGCAAGAGATGGCGCCCCATGCTGGGCGGTAGCATCATTTCGTACCGTCGCGCCCTGAAGCCGTTCGCGGTTTATACCTTACGCTTTTCGATGAAATGCTGGGACGCGCGTTGGAACTACATGGCGTTCGAGTTTCTGCAAGATGGCAGGATGATGGCGCACGGCCACAGCAAAGGTGCGATTGTCGGCAGAGAAGGTTTCGTGAGCAGCGCGGACGTGCGCCATGCGATGGGTCTCAATCCGGCCTCGCCTGAATTTCCCGCGTCGATTTCCGCGTGGATCGAAACCGAACGCCTGATGAACATTTAG
- a CDS encoding winged helix-turn-helix transcriptional regulator: MPRQRVNESLCSAARALEVLGDRWTLLLIREVVFGTRRFDEFALHLGIARNVLTTRLNAMIAADILVQAPVRDDALRKAYHLTEKGRDLLPVLIALLQWGDRWLQTPDSIPIQIVERESGEVIEPMRPRNRSGKALTLRDLDWVPGPGSTDPRIARLVAAYEKQRRIEPRPIAAPKKSKKEKSA, translated from the coding sequence ATGCCACGCCAGAGAGTCAACGAGTCCCTATGTTCTGCCGCCCGCGCTCTAGAGGTTCTGGGCGATCGCTGGACGCTCCTCCTGATTCGCGAAGTCGTATTCGGCACGCGCCGTTTCGATGAGTTTGCGTTGCACCTCGGCATCGCACGCAACGTCCTGACCACGCGCCTGAATGCAATGATTGCCGCCGATATTCTGGTGCAGGCGCCGGTCCGCGACGATGCGCTTCGCAAGGCCTACCATCTAACCGAAAAGGGACGCGATCTCCTGCCCGTCCTAATCGCATTGCTACAGTGGGGCGACCGCTGGCTACAAACTCCCGATTCGATTCCGATCCAGATCGTCGAGCGCGAGTCGGGCGAAGTGATCGAGCCCATGCGACCTCGCAATCGGTCTGGCAAAGCGCTAACCCTGCGCGACCTTGACTGGGTTCCGGGCCCCGGCAGTACCGATCCACGGATTGCCCGACTAGTCGCCGCCTACGAAAAACAGCGACGCATCGAACCGCGGCCGATAGCTGCGCCAAAAAAATCGAAGAAAGAGAAATCAGCATGA
- a CDS encoding SDR family NAD(P)-dependent oxidoreductase: protein MKPNPTIDNVLRVALVTGSTSGIGAAIARVLSHAGYAVVLHSRNSADAGRTMAAEMKQAIYVQADLAFEADRVRLINEAIAAWGQLDVLVNNAGISRVIPHCDLASANSTVWHELNEVNVVAPFHLVALAESALRDAARDRRAGCVVNISSHAGIRPKGASIPYAVSKAALNHMTRLLAVSLGPEIRVNAVAPGLVDTPLTAEWTGAQELWRTRAPMRRAASPDDIAKAVVMLVESDYLTGEILLSDGGLNLT, encoded by the coding sequence ATGAAACCCAATCCGACAATCGATAACGTATTACGCGTCGCGTTGGTGACAGGATCCACTTCCGGTATCGGCGCAGCCATTGCACGTGTACTCAGCCATGCAGGCTATGCGGTGGTGCTCCATTCGCGAAATTCTGCGGATGCAGGACGTACTATGGCCGCCGAAATGAAGCAGGCTATTTACGTGCAAGCTGATCTTGCTTTCGAAGCTGACAGGGTCAGGCTTATTAACGAGGCGATCGCCGCGTGGGGGCAGCTCGACGTATTGGTCAATAACGCCGGTATTAGCAGAGTCATTCCGCACTGCGATCTTGCCTCGGCCAACTCGACGGTGTGGCACGAACTTAACGAGGTTAATGTCGTGGCGCCGTTCCACCTAGTCGCATTGGCCGAGTCGGCATTACGCGATGCCGCCCGTGACCGTCGAGCAGGTTGCGTCGTAAACATCAGTTCGCATGCCGGTATCCGTCCTAAGGGTGCATCGATTCCCTATGCGGTAAGCAAAGCTGCGCTTAATCACATGACCCGCTTGCTCGCGGTATCGCTGGGGCCAGAAATACGCGTAAACGCTGTGGCGCCTGGCTTGGTCGACACGCCTCTGACCGCAGAGTGGACAGGTGCTCAAGAGTTGTGGCGAACTCGTGCACCTATGCGCAGGGCCGCTAGCCCAGACGACATCGCAAAAGCTGTTGTAATGCTGGTCGAGTCGGACTATTTAACCGGCGAGATACTCCTCTCCGACGGCGGGTTGAATCTGACCTAG
- a CDS encoding MerR family transcriptional regulator — protein sequence MKIGELEARSGASRHTLRYYEQIGLISPQRRTNNYRDYTAQTLQDLDFIQRAQSMGFSLGEIGEILDAQRNKLIDCADGAKLIEKKMAEIKLKIANLQSIYRYLDEERANLEASAAKQLELQQLNNSSN from the coding sequence ATGAAAATCGGCGAACTCGAGGCCCGCAGCGGTGCCAGCCGCCATACGCTACGTTACTACGAGCAAATCGGCCTGATCTCACCGCAGCGGCGAACTAACAACTATCGTGATTACACAGCGCAAACCCTGCAGGATCTGGACTTTATCCAGCGTGCGCAAAGCATGGGGTTTTCCCTGGGGGAAATAGGCGAGATTCTGGATGCGCAGCGGAACAAGCTGATCGATTGTGCTGACGGCGCCAAGCTAATTGAAAAGAAGATGGCAGAAATCAAACTGAAAATCGCCAACCTCCAAAGTATTTATCGGTACCTGGATGAAGAGCGTGCAAACCTCGAAGCCAGTGCTGCCAAACAACTTGAGCTTCAGCAGTTGAACAACTCTTCCAACTGA
- a CDS encoding SDR family oxidoreductase, translated as MSVECFVTGGTGFIGQHLVAYLSAKGHTIQVLMRRPERLAALREQVDKLGGCATRVFAVAGDLERDNLGLSPADREVLRHARVVFHLGAHFAWGLSAEHSRAVNVEGAKRVALLAAEQKSRLVMIGGYMLKNHEHLQRIGIDPRYPELTNWPAVYRRVGGYEGSKLEAYFATLEVVSTKGGEITVVHPATVCGHSRTGHILDGQPLVELIRNLVQGKLTAVPGTAEHWLPLVTVDYLVELVAVCAFDPAMVGQELLALDDQTPNLRELLVQAAQPLGLKSPKHYISLRLLKLLLSIPPVARFLNSKPEALDFIQTTRFDTTAVEQFANRHGIAKPDIRQSLQHTATFVNSYCIAKGQAL; from the coding sequence ATGAGCGTGGAGTGCTTTGTCACGGGGGGTACCGGTTTCATCGGTCAACATTTGGTGGCGTACCTGAGTGCAAAAGGTCACACCATTCAGGTGTTGATGCGTCGTCCGGAGCGACTAGCTGCACTGCGGGAGCAAGTCGACAAGTTGGGAGGCTGCGCAACCCGGGTATTTGCCGTAGCTGGCGATCTGGAACGGGACAACCTCGGGCTGAGTCCTGCTGACCGAGAAGTGCTAAGGCACGCCAGAGTTGTATTCCACCTAGGTGCCCACTTCGCATGGGGGCTTTCAGCGGAGCATTCTCGTGCGGTGAATGTGGAAGGGGCGAAGCGCGTGGCGCTGTTGGCGGCTGAGCAAAAAAGCCGGTTAGTGATGATCGGAGGCTACATGCTGAAAAATCATGAACATTTGCAACGCATCGGAATTGATCCTCGTTATCCGGAGCTGACGAATTGGCCTGCTGTCTACCGACGTGTCGGTGGTTACGAGGGGAGCAAGCTGGAGGCGTATTTTGCGACTCTGGAGGTCGTGTCCACCAAGGGTGGAGAGATTACCGTTGTCCACCCCGCGACGGTTTGTGGCCACAGCCGCACGGGGCATATCCTTGACGGTCAGCCGCTGGTGGAGCTGATACGCAACCTTGTGCAGGGAAAGCTGACTGCAGTGCCTGGTACCGCCGAGCACTGGCTGCCACTGGTTACCGTGGATTACCTGGTTGAACTGGTGGCGGTGTGTGCTTTTGATCCTGCCATGGTGGGCCAGGAACTGCTGGCGCTTGATGACCAAACGCCCAACTTGCGAGAACTCCTGGTACAGGCGGCACAACCTTTGGGCTTAAAGTCTCCCAAGCATTACATTTCACTTCGATTGCTGAAGTTGCTACTGAGTATTCCTCCCGTTGCGCGGTTTTTGAATTCAAAACCCGAAGCCTTGGACTTTATCCAGACCACTCGTTTTGATACAACGGCGGTCGAGCAATTTGCCAACAGGCATGGAATAGCCAAACCGGATATACGTCAGTCTTTGCAGCACACTGCAACGTTCGTCAATTCATATTGCATAGCCAAGGGCCAGGCCCTCTGA
- a CDS encoding DMT family transporter, with translation MQSTFSKGVMFALCAAALNATIGVLSKVLMSNGFTASSVAVIKTVLGCVLLSILLFFLKRPAVSTKWTQAALCAFLGIFVLFHFETSAYRHYAAAGVVVVLMASASISSIILGRIFLKDAITANATVGAALAIAGISVIFGGDLQQGFTLQGAALACMAGCGYGAFSVAMKRMGVSGGLHFTRQLLFFGSLYLLMPAVADGFAIGELSPLAIAALLALATLPTILGFFCTTKAIEYLKPSQVQALELTEPLFTALLAFLALNEVPRESLYAGAALIIVGLCFSNELIRLGNKVSVPSTK, from the coding sequence ATGCAATCTACTTTCAGCAAAGGCGTCATGTTTGCACTCTGCGCAGCGGCACTGAACGCAACGATCGGTGTGCTCAGTAAAGTGCTCATGAGTAATGGTTTCACCGCCAGCAGTGTCGCTGTCATCAAGACCGTACTGGGTTGCGTGCTTCTCTCGATCTTACTGTTTTTCCTCAAGCGCCCGGCGGTGTCGACCAAATGGACTCAAGCGGCTCTCTGCGCGTTCCTTGGCATCTTCGTGCTGTTCCATTTCGAAACGTCCGCCTATCGACACTATGCGGCGGCAGGTGTGGTGGTGGTGCTGATGGCCAGCGCCTCAATATCCTCGATTATTCTGGGGCGTATTTTCCTCAAGGATGCCATCACCGCGAACGCTACCGTTGGCGCCGCACTGGCTATCGCTGGGATCTCGGTGATCTTCGGCGGCGACCTGCAGCAGGGCTTTACCCTGCAAGGCGCTGCGCTCGCCTGCATGGCCGGCTGCGGCTATGGGGCCTTTTCGGTGGCCATGAAGCGTATGGGTGTGTCGGGGGGGCTGCACTTCACCCGACAATTATTGTTCTTTGGCAGCCTGTACCTGCTGATGCCGGCTGTAGCCGATGGTTTTGCTATAGGCGAGCTGTCGCCGCTGGCGATCGCCGCGCTGCTGGCGCTGGCCACGCTGCCGACAATCCTGGGCTTCTTCTGCACCACCAAGGCCATCGAGTATCTCAAGCCATCCCAAGTGCAAGCGCTGGAACTGACCGAGCCACTGTTCACCGCGCTGCTGGCGTTTTTGGCGCTCAATGAAGTACCGCGTGAAAGCCTTTACGCGGGAGCGGCACTGATCATCGTCGGCCTGTGTTTCTCCAATGAACTAATCCGCTTGGGCAACAAGGTATCCGTCCCTTCGACCAAGTGA
- a CDS encoding sensor domain-containing diguanylate cyclase → MFRFLLVVLALLAHSHVYALEPIAVDANLDGLSLVGHAEFQRDPHNYESLKQLDPSAWKPLTQADLYQGITRDGFWLRLTLHNPGADAQPWVLVDDTSWIDSMTVFVTAPTPWQQEVGDRLPFSSRALPSPLPAIMHSIAPGETQQVFVRLRSVSGDDMRLTLRLYQPAAFMAALQAYTAIYTTHLGVYITLGAIWLLFGIVLRQPTFITYAAFVTCTGFAWFNLRGLLAQHLAPDTSFWTNEGLGLLVSGALCFSFLFSRKALRLNSVAPILDRVALGFALANAVVAILCALRALPLDTLFLMYRFFNATAIINAYFAFVSWRRGTPHAIWLLIGWATFGLSALSVTWAWYGIKGGLPEINMIAPMTMTQSAALIEVLCFAISLALWIRTQQQERLAAEHSANTDGLTGLNNRKCVERRLDELIKQPSTPDTLWLGIVDIDFFKTVNDTYGHAAGDAVLRSFAKILRANSRQTDIVGRFGGEEFVLILERIDREGAERITNHLREAFEATPTEFEGQIIPHTLSLGLAAHAGETDSQLWFQRADAALYEAKHRGRNRVCIAGG, encoded by the coding sequence GTGTTTCGGTTTTTGCTGGTTGTTCTGGCGCTGCTGGCGCATTCACATGTATATGCGCTGGAGCCTATTGCCGTTGATGCAAATCTCGATGGCTTGTCGCTGGTTGGTCATGCCGAATTTCAGCGCGATCCACACAATTACGAGTCGCTGAAGCAACTCGATCCCTCCGCGTGGAAGCCGCTGACACAAGCTGATCTTTATCAGGGCATCACCCGCGACGGGTTCTGGCTGCGGCTAACGCTGCACAATCCAGGCGCGGATGCACAGCCTTGGGTGCTTGTTGATGACACGTCATGGATTGATTCCATGACGGTTTTCGTGACAGCCCCGACCCCATGGCAGCAGGAAGTCGGCGATCGCCTGCCATTTTCCAGCCGCGCTCTGCCTTCGCCCCTACCTGCGATCATGCACAGCATCGCCCCTGGCGAAACACAGCAGGTTTTCGTGCGGCTGCGCTCGGTGTCTGGCGACGATATGCGATTGACCTTGCGCCTGTACCAGCCTGCTGCGTTCATGGCGGCCCTGCAGGCCTATACCGCCATCTACACAACACACTTGGGCGTATACATCACGCTGGGTGCCATCTGGCTACTGTTCGGTATCGTGCTGCGTCAGCCGACCTTTATCACCTATGCCGCCTTCGTCACGTGTACTGGCTTCGCGTGGTTCAACTTGCGCGGCCTGCTCGCGCAGCATCTTGCACCGGATACAAGTTTCTGGACGAACGAAGGCCTCGGCCTGCTGGTCAGCGGCGCGCTGTGTTTTTCCTTCCTGTTTTCCCGCAAGGCACTGCGCCTGAACTCCGTTGCTCCGATACTCGACCGCGTGGCCCTGGGGTTTGCGTTGGCGAATGCCGTGGTTGCGATCTTGTGTGCGTTGCGCGCATTGCCTCTCGATACACTTTTCCTCATGTACCGCTTCTTCAACGCCACCGCGATTATCAATGCGTACTTTGCTTTTGTCAGTTGGAGGCGTGGTACACCGCATGCAATTTGGCTGCTGATTGGCTGGGCGACCTTCGGTCTCAGTGCGCTCAGCGTCACCTGGGCCTGGTACGGTATCAAGGGCGGGCTTCCGGAAATCAACATGATCGCACCGATGACGATGACTCAGAGTGCCGCGCTGATCGAAGTCCTATGCTTCGCCATCTCTCTCGCCCTGTGGATACGTACCCAGCAGCAGGAACGTCTCGCTGCTGAGCATTCGGCAAATACTGATGGCCTTACCGGGCTGAATAACCGCAAATGCGTCGAGCGTCGTCTGGACGAGCTGATAAAACAGCCTTCTACACCGGATACTCTGTGGCTCGGGATTGTTGATATCGACTTCTTCAAGACGGTCAACGACACCTATGGCCATGCTGCCGGCGATGCTGTACTGCGTAGCTTTGCCAAGATTTTACGCGCCAACTCGCGCCAGACTGATATCGTCGGCCGTTTCGGTGGAGAGGAGTTCGTCCTGATCCTTGAGCGTATTGATCGCGAAGGCGCGGAACGCATCACCAATCACCTGCGTGAGGCCTTCGAGGCGACGCCGACCGAATTCGAAGGCCAGATCATTCCGCACACGCTCAGCCTGGGTCTCGCTGCCCATGCCGGCGAGACCGACTCGCAGCTCTGGTTCCAGCGCGCCGACGCTGCGCTCTATGAGGCCAAGCACCGTGGGCGCAACCGCGTTTGCATTGCAGGCGGATAA
- a CDS encoding MerR family transcriptional regulator, protein MGEFARLSGCTPEAIRLYEQLGLLSPQRLGS, encoded by the coding sequence ATAGGTGAATTTGCCCGGTTGTCGGGGTGCACTCCCGAAGCCATTCGTTTGTATGAGCAACTGGGCCTGCTGAGCCCTCAGCGCCTTGGCAGTTAA